The Altererythrobacter sp. CAU 1644 genome has a window encoding:
- the leuD gene encoding 3-isopropylmalate dehydratase small subunit, translating into MKPVSTITSPAVPLLRDNVDTDAIIPSREMKSTGRSGLAEGLFAPWRYLDRDKLVRDPDFVLNQRDAIGTRLLLAGRNFGCGSSREHAVWALAEFGIEAIIAESFAPIFKGNCIRNGLLPIELPEDVVRSLQWEMVTIDRAAQTVSAGERSWQFEIDAEAKEMLLEGLDAIDVTLANLKHYFGKWLEADRAMRPWIYLEKLK; encoded by the coding sequence ATGAAGCCCGTTTCCACCATCACCAGCCCGGCGGTCCCGCTGCTGCGCGACAATGTCGACACCGACGCGATCATCCCCAGCCGTGAAATGAAGTCCACCGGGCGCAGTGGGCTGGCCGAGGGCCTGTTTGCACCCTGGCGATACCTCGACCGGGACAAGCTGGTGCGCGATCCGGATTTCGTGCTCAACCAGCGCGATGCAATTGGCACGCGGCTGCTGCTCGCGGGCCGGAATTTCGGCTGCGGATCGAGCCGCGAGCACGCCGTCTGGGCGCTCGCCGAGTTCGGGATCGAAGCGATTATCGCGGAAAGTTTCGCACCGATCTTCAAGGGGAACTGCATCCGCAACGGGCTGTTGCCGATCGAGCTGCCAGAAGATGTAGTGCGCTCGCTGCAATGGGAAATGGTGACGATCGACCGTGCCGCGCAAACGGTAAGCGCCGGTGAGCGCAGCTGGCAGTTCGAGATCGATGCCGAAGCGAAGGAAATGCTGCTCGAGGGGCTCGATGCGATCGACGTGACGCTGGCGAACCTCAAGCACTACTTCGGAAAGTGGCTGGAGGCCGACCGGGCCATGCGTCCGTGGATCTATCTGGAGAAGCTGAAATGA
- a CDS encoding 3-isopropylmalate dehydratase large subunit, with the protein MSRTLFDKIWDAHHVSGTPGGAHLVAIDRVFLHERTGAAALKRMAEMGRTVRDPSRVFAVMDHIVDTRTGRGDGTLMEGGEGFITETRAACQAAGITLFDVNDRDQGIVHVISPELGIVLPGVTLVAPDSHTCTQGAFGALAWGIGSSEAEHAMVTGTLRLSKPKSMRVRFEGALAAGVTAKDMVLALIAAHGAGGGAGHVVEFAGEAVAALDMEARMTLCNMATEFSAMTGLIAPDAKTFAFLAGRRYAPADFDDPYWTTLSSDDGARFDLELTIDAAALAPMVSWGTSPEHTVPVTGTVPQGPQRAHDYIGLEPGTRLAGTPVDAAFIGSCTNSRISDLRRAAAILKGQHIAPNIRKALVVPGSMSVRREAEAEGLDKIFEAAGFEWRMSGCSLCFYSGGESFPEGSRTISSTNRNFEGRQGPGIRTHIASPETVAASAIAGAIADPRDFARAELAA; encoded by the coding sequence GTGAGCCGCACGCTATTCGACAAGATCTGGGACGCGCATCACGTCTCAGGCACCCCCGGCGGCGCGCATCTGGTCGCAATCGACCGAGTGTTCTTGCACGAACGGACCGGCGCGGCTGCCCTCAAGCGAATGGCCGAGATGGGCCGTACGGTCCGCGATCCTTCGCGTGTCTTTGCGGTCATGGACCACATTGTCGACACGCGCACCGGACGCGGCGACGGAACCCTGATGGAGGGCGGTGAAGGCTTCATCACCGAGACCCGCGCTGCCTGCCAGGCCGCCGGAATCACGCTGTTCGACGTCAACGACCGCGACCAGGGCATCGTTCACGTCATCTCGCCCGAGCTCGGTATTGTGCTCCCCGGCGTGACGCTTGTCGCGCCTGACAGCCATACCTGCACGCAGGGCGCGTTCGGCGCGCTTGCCTGGGGGATCGGCTCTTCGGAGGCCGAGCATGCGATGGTCACCGGCACGTTACGGCTGTCAAAGCCGAAGAGCATGCGCGTGCGCTTCGAAGGCGCGCTGGCGGCAGGCGTTACCGCAAAGGACATGGTGCTCGCACTGATCGCAGCGCACGGCGCGGGCGGCGGAGCAGGCCATGTGGTCGAGTTCGCCGGCGAAGCGGTCGCCGCGCTCGACATGGAAGCTCGCATGACGCTGTGCAACATGGCGACCGAGTTCAGCGCCATGACCGGGCTGATCGCACCCGACGCCAAGACCTTCGCCTTCCTCGCCGGGCGGCGCTATGCCCCGGCGGACTTCGACGATCCGTATTGGACAACGCTTTCCAGCGACGATGGAGCGCGATTCGATCTCGAGCTCACCATCGATGCTGCCGCGCTGGCCCCGATGGTGAGCTGGGGCACCAGCCCGGAACACACAGTCCCGGTCACTGGCACGGTGCCGCAGGGGCCGCAGCGCGCGCATGACTATATCGGCCTTGAACCCGGCACCCGGCTAGCGGGAACCCCGGTCGACGCGGCCTTCATCGGCAGCTGCACCAATAGCCGCATTTCCGACCTGCGCCGTGCCGCAGCTATCCTCAAAGGCCAGCATATCGCACCCAATATCCGCAAGGCGCTGGTCGTCCCCGGATCTATGAGTGTCCGACGCGAGGCTGAGGCCGAGGGTCTCGACAAGATCTTCGAAGCGGCGGGCTTCGAATGGCGCATGAGCGGGTGTTCGCTGTGCTTCTACTCGGGCGGCGAGAGTTTTCCCGAGGGATCGCGCACGATATCCAGCACCAACCGCAATTTCGAGGGCCGGCAGGGGCCGGGCATCCGCACCCATATCGCCAGTCCTGAAACCGTGGCTGCCAGCGCCATCGCTGGCGCCATCGCCGATCCGCGCGATTTTGCGCGGGCGGAGCTGGCCGCATGA
- a CDS encoding alpha/beta fold hydrolase encodes MSSEICPDNLLVIITRHFLTIPATGRKVHYRRCGSGPLLLMVHQSPRSSAEYSDLMQRWGEHFTCLAPDTPGFGQSDPLPETNGHEPEIDEFADALAEFAAALGVSRCAAYGFHSGGIILVTALKRHPELFSCLAVGGYAIWSEAEIALFGERYLPEWHPAPYGEHLTWLWNRMLEQSWFFPWFDLRDEARLSVAHADVTRVNQAVMEMLDAGNAYRVGYGAVLRAPRDIPPVDGDVPPCLITAYDGDPLQAHIDRLGDMPEGWRAEKVSTPADHQAASLSFLKEHAGEALCPDLAEDANEGWLALDRGLIHWRGQRGGRLVLHPPAAEMGEPQAGEIAIDLPGHGLSDGFDDMRSAVLATADALVSGSIDWSSLPPGDPAELYPDLTPDRYGTHLVKAWSAARAEALFEPWYAADKDHAIPLDPAAIGLAAIARRARARLRAGKSAARWHAILAEQTP; translated from the coding sequence TTGTCGAGTGAAATTTGTCCGGACAACTTACTCGTGATCATCACCCGGCATTTCCTGACCATCCCGGCGACTGGGCGCAAGGTGCACTATCGCCGGTGCGGATCAGGGCCGCTGCTCCTGATGGTGCACCAGAGCCCGCGCAGCTCTGCGGAATATTCCGATTTGATGCAGCGCTGGGGCGAGCATTTCACCTGCCTCGCACCCGATACGCCCGGATTTGGGCAATCCGACCCGTTGCCCGAAACCAACGGGCACGAGCCCGAGATCGACGAATTTGCCGATGCGCTGGCGGAATTCGCTGCGGCGCTGGGGGTATCGCGCTGCGCCGCTTATGGCTTCCATTCGGGCGGGATCATCCTCGTGACCGCTCTCAAGCGGCACCCCGAGTTGTTTTCCTGCCTCGCCGTTGGCGGTTACGCCATCTGGTCCGAGGCGGAAATAGCACTGTTCGGCGAGCGCTACCTGCCCGAATGGCATCCCGCTCCCTATGGCGAGCACCTGACCTGGCTATGGAACCGAATGCTCGAGCAGAGCTGGTTCTTTCCCTGGTTCGACCTGCGTGACGAAGCGCGGCTTTCGGTCGCCCATGCCGATGTCACCCGCGTCAACCAGGCGGTGATGGAGATGCTCGACGCCGGCAACGCCTATCGCGTCGGTTATGGCGCGGTCTTGCGCGCACCGCGCGACATTCCGCCAGTCGACGGCGATGTGCCGCCATGCCTGATCACCGCCTATGACGGCGATCCGCTGCAGGCGCATATCGACCGGCTGGGTGATATGCCGGAGGGCTGGCGCGCGGAGAAGGTTTCCACCCCGGCGGATCACCAGGCCGCCAGCCTTTCCTTCCTGAAGGAACATGCCGGCGAAGCGCTCTGCCCCGACCTTGCCGAGGATGCGAACGAGGGCTGGCTGGCGCTCGACCGCGGCCTGATCCACTGGCGCGGCCAGCGCGGCGGAAGGCTTGTGCTCCATCCGCCCGCGGCTGAGATGGGCGAGCCGCAAGCGGGCGAAATCGCCATCGATCTCCCCGGACACGGCCTGTCTGACGGATTCGACGATATGCGCTCGGCCGTGCTGGCCACCGCCGACGCCCTCGTAAGCGGCTCGATCGACTGGTCCAGCCTGCCCCCCGGCGATCCTGCCGAGCTTTACCCCGACCTCACTCCCGACCGTTACGGGACGCATCTGGTGAAAGCGTGGTCCGCCGCGCGTGCCGAGGCGCTGTTCGAGCCGTGGTACGCCGCCGACAAGGACCACGCGATCCCACTCGATCCGGCCGCAATCGGGCTTGCCGCCATCGCTCGCCGTGCCCGTGCCCGCCTGCGGGCCGGAAAGTCCGCTGCGCGCTGGCACGCAATCCTCGCGGAGCAAACGCCGTGA
- a CDS encoding isochorismatase family protein, with protein sequence MTMVGTKMVADGKTARQLFEEVMANPARKKFGFGEKLAIVNVDVQQAYTRTDLYATAYETDPKQIEYINLISRLARERGMPVVWSRVAYKQDAGDAGVWGTRTNTEDSLQNIKYDSERHQFDPRCEIGENDLTFTKRMPSVFFETPLASYLTFHKVDTVVVTGGSTSGCVRATAVDSLSHGYRTIVPIECCADKHESYHFANLTDLQLKYADVEPVQAVIDWLEAR encoded by the coding sequence ATGACGATGGTCGGCACGAAGATGGTGGCAGATGGCAAGACTGCGCGCCAGCTCTTCGAAGAGGTCATGGCCAATCCGGCGCGCAAGAAGTTTGGCTTCGGCGAAAAGCTCGCGATTGTGAATGTCGACGTCCAGCAGGCTTATACCCGTACCGATCTCTACGCGACGGCATACGAGACTGATCCGAAGCAGATCGAGTATATCAACCTTATCAGCCGATTGGCGCGTGAGCGCGGGATGCCGGTGGTGTGGAGCCGGGTCGCCTACAAGCAAGATGCCGGGGATGCGGGCGTGTGGGGTACGCGCACCAATACCGAGGATTCGCTCCAGAACATCAAGTACGATAGCGAGCGGCATCAGTTCGACCCGCGCTGCGAAATCGGCGAGAACGACCTCACCTTTACCAAGCGCATGCCGAGCGTATTCTTCGAGACCCCGCTGGCGAGCTATCTTACCTTTCACAAGGTCGATACGGTCGTGGTGACCGGGGGTTCGACCAGCGGCTGCGTGCGCGCTACGGCCGTCGACAGTCTCAGTCATGGTTATCGCACGATCGTCCCGATCGAGTGCTGCGCCGACAAGCACGAAAGCTACCACTTCGCCAATCTTACCGACCTGCAGCTCAAATATGCCGATGTGGAGCCGGTGCAGGCGGTGATCGACTGGCTGGAGGCGCGCTGA
- a CDS encoding polysaccharide deacetylase family protein — translation MREGAPDPGLYDYIPYKNRRKIVWPEGKTCAVWVAPNLEYYEIDPPQNPHRKPWSRPHPDVVGYSYRDHSNRVSHWRMADVMSRHGFPGSVSLSVALCQHHPEVVRDGVERGWEFFSHGIYNTRYSYGMDEAQERAIIEDSIETVEQATGQRIRGWLAPALTHTPRTLDLIAEYGLDYTCDLYHDDQVQEVKVSKGQLASIPYSLEVNDHYGFNVYGMAGREYADALIRQFERLAAEGEQSGTVMCIPLHAYLIGQPHRIGPFEEALRHIAADPRCWKARAGEIVDSWRAQQ, via the coding sequence ATGCGGGAAGGCGCGCCCGATCCCGGTCTGTACGACTATATTCCGTACAAGAACCGTCGGAAGATCGTCTGGCCGGAGGGCAAGACCTGCGCGGTATGGGTCGCACCCAATCTCGAATATTACGAGATCGACCCACCCCAGAATCCGCACCGCAAGCCGTGGAGTAGGCCGCACCCCGATGTCGTCGGCTATTCCTATCGCGATCATTCCAACCGGGTAAGCCATTGGCGCATGGCCGACGTGATGAGCAGGCACGGCTTTCCCGGCTCGGTCAGCCTCTCGGTCGCGCTGTGCCAGCACCACCCCGAGGTCGTGCGGGACGGGGTCGAGCGGGGCTGGGAATTCTTCAGCCACGGCATCTACAACACGCGCTATTCCTACGGCATGGACGAGGCGCAGGAGCGGGCGATCATCGAGGACTCGATCGAGACGGTGGAACAGGCGACCGGGCAGCGTATCCGCGGCTGGCTCGCCCCCGCACTGACGCATACGCCGCGCACGCTCGACCTGATCGCCGAATACGGGCTCGACTACACCTGCGACCTCTATCACGACGACCAGGTGCAGGAAGTGAAAGTCTCCAAGGGCCAGCTCGCCTCGATCCCCTACAGCCTCGAGGTCAACGACCACTACGGCTTCAACGTCTATGGCATGGCTGGCCGCGAATATGCCGATGCGCTGATCCGGCAGTTTGAACGCCTTGCCGCCGAGGGCGAGCAATCCGGTACCGTCATGTGCATTCCGCTGCACGCCTATCTGATCGGGCAGCCGCACCGGATCGGTCCGTTCGAGGAAGCGTTGCGGCACATCGCCGCCGATCCGCGTTGCTGGAAGGCGAGGGCAGGCGAGATCGTCGATAGCTGGAGGGCGCAGCAATGA
- a CDS encoding polysaccharide deacetylase family protein has product MSLDASYTEYPHRREGYDHDFYEWSNIHERAPIRWPGDRSVAVFLCVSLEYFPITPEDQPFRAPGHMVTPYPDYRHYTVRDYGNRVAVFRMLDAFEKAGVTASFAVNAAVAERYPELIAAVKDGGHEIIAHSTDMNGTIASSMSEADERALIAAAISRLEAETDVKPAGWLSIARSQSWRTVDLLKEHGLAYCCDWVNDELPWRFNNGLVNLPLSVDLSDRQIVEVQQHSAEAWAQMMRDAFDWLAKESAEQSSARLLPIQLTPYIMGQPFRIEALEELLADFNGRSEAWFASGSDIVQAWAEQQ; this is encoded by the coding sequence ATGAGCCTCGATGCCAGCTACACGGAATATCCGCACCGCCGTGAAGGTTATGACCATGACTTCTACGAATGGTCCAACATCCACGAGCGCGCGCCCATTCGCTGGCCAGGTGACAGGAGCGTCGCGGTGTTCCTGTGCGTGAGTCTCGAATACTTTCCGATCACGCCAGAGGACCAACCCTTCAGGGCACCGGGGCATATGGTCACGCCCTATCCCGACTATCGCCACTACACGGTGCGCGACTATGGCAATCGGGTTGCGGTCTTCCGCATGCTCGATGCATTCGAGAAGGCGGGCGTTACCGCAAGCTTCGCGGTCAATGCAGCCGTGGCGGAACGCTATCCCGAACTGATCGCAGCGGTGAAGGATGGCGGGCACGAGATCATCGCGCACTCCACCGACATGAACGGCACAATCGCGTCGAGCATGAGCGAAGCGGATGAGCGCGCTCTGATCGCCGCAGCGATATCGCGGCTGGAAGCTGAAACGGATGTAAAGCCCGCAGGATGGCTATCTATCGCGCGCTCGCAAAGCTGGCGCACCGTCGACCTCCTCAAGGAGCATGGCCTTGCCTATTGCTGTGACTGGGTGAACGACGAACTGCCCTGGCGCTTCAACAATGGCCTGGTGAACCTGCCGCTCAGCGTCGACCTATCCGATCGCCAGATCGTCGAGGTACAGCAGCATTCGGCCGAGGCCTGGGCGCAGATGATGCGCGACGCCTTTGATTGGCTCGCCAAGGAGTCGGCGGAGCAGTCGAGTGCGCGCCTGCTGCCGATCCAGCTTACCCCCTATATCATGGGCCAACCCTTCCGGATCGAGGCGCTGGAAGAGCTTCTGGCCGACTTCAATGGCCGAAGCGAGGCCTGGTTCGCAAGCGGATCGGACATCGTCCAGGCGTGGGCCGAGCAGCAATGA
- a CDS encoding aldehyde dehydrogenase family protein: MKAINPRTGETDYEFAESSRDEVAAAAARLRQRQTEWEARGPQTRAAALMRLADAVEVRQDAIAEKLSVDTGRIAVARMETLGFVGNLRRWATRGPQLFAELPQDASPSATPGVEIVPSFSAYPLFGAIAPWNFPVILSHIDAVPALMAGSAALIKPSEVTPRWVEPMLEALTAAPDVPIEYVMGGPEVGQALIEAVDYVCFTGSTATGRKVAEAAARALIPVNLELGGKDPMIVTASADAEWAARLALRSSIVATGQACQSIERIFVARNVAEPFLAALVKEAEAVQLTYPDPAQGHIGPFIFPSQADKVAAQIEEAAAAGARVLTGGKVERLGGGAWMRPTVIVDVTPDMAVMRDETFGPVLPVVVFDQIEDAITQANDTSYGLSAAVLAGSLDEATEVGSRLEAGAISLQDGALTSMVGDATNHSRKTSGLGPSRMGDEGMLRFLRRQALIRRVGDAPTIADFAEGTR, encoded by the coding sequence ATGAAAGCGATCAACCCGCGCACCGGCGAGACCGACTACGAATTCGCCGAAAGCTCACGCGATGAGGTGGCTGCGGCCGCCGCACGGCTTCGCCAGCGGCAGACTGAATGGGAGGCCAGGGGCCCGCAAACCCGCGCCGCGGCGCTGATGCGACTGGCCGATGCGGTCGAGGTACGCCAGGATGCAATCGCCGAGAAGCTATCGGTCGACACTGGCAGGATCGCAGTGGCCCGCATGGAAACGCTGGGCTTCGTCGGCAATCTGCGCCGCTGGGCCACACGCGGACCGCAGTTGTTTGCCGAATTACCGCAAGACGCGTCGCCCTCCGCGACCCCGGGGGTCGAAATCGTCCCGTCGTTCTCTGCCTATCCGCTGTTTGGCGCGATCGCACCGTGGAATTTCCCGGTCATCCTCAGCCATATCGACGCGGTGCCCGCGCTGATGGCGGGCTCCGCTGCGCTGATCAAACCGTCCGAAGTGACCCCGCGCTGGGTCGAGCCGATGCTCGAGGCGCTCACCGCAGCGCCGGATGTTCCGATCGAATATGTGATGGGCGGTCCCGAGGTCGGGCAGGCGTTGATCGAGGCGGTCGACTACGTGTGCTTCACCGGTTCGACCGCCACGGGACGCAAGGTGGCCGAGGCGGCGGCCCGCGCTCTGATCCCTGTCAATCTTGAGCTCGGCGGCAAGGACCCGATGATCGTTACCGCCAGCGCCGATGCGGAATGGGCCGCAAGACTGGCGCTGCGATCCTCGATCGTCGCTACCGGGCAGGCCTGCCAGTCGATCGAGCGGATTTTTGTCGCGCGTAATGTTGCGGAGCCCTTCCTTGCCGCGCTCGTCAAAGAGGCGGAGGCGGTCCAACTAACCTACCCCGATCCGGCGCAGGGCCATATCGGGCCGTTCATCTTCCCGTCGCAGGCCGACAAGGTCGCTGCGCAAATCGAGGAGGCCGCCGCCGCTGGCGCGCGCGTGCTGACCGGCGGCAAGGTCGAGCGGCTAGGCGGAGGCGCCTGGATGCGCCCGACGGTAATCGTCGATGTAACGCCGGACATGGCGGTGATGCGCGACGAGACGTTCGGCCCGGTGCTGCCGGTGGTGGTATTCGATCAGATCGAAGACGCGATCACGCAGGCCAATGACACGAGCTACGGTCTTTCGGCCGCCGTCCTCGCCGGATCGCTCGACGAAGCGACGGAAGTGGGCTCACGGCTCGAAGCCGGTGCGATCAGCCTGCAGGACGGCGCGCTCACCAGCATGGTCGGCGACGCCACCAACCACTCGCGCAAGACGTCCGGCCTCGGGCCAAGCCGCATGGGCGACGAGGGTATGCTGCGATTCCTCAGGCGACAGGCACTGATCCGGCGCGTCGGCGATGCGCCAACGATCGCGGATTTTGCCGAGGGCACCCGCTGA
- a CDS encoding DUF1330 domain-containing protein, whose amino-acid sequence MIAALALALQGLPAAELPPPPESTCDQPVLMVVTGTTHDRERMLAYAQAIAASKLYEKLGGYYVNIPAPLANFEGEAEDGHVTLIVRFPCLENARAFWCSRTYQEEIRPLRLDPSAGDYIVRVYPEAPLREDLVGKVGDNGYLAEFYGAAIEQVED is encoded by the coding sequence ATGATTGCGGCGCTTGCGCTGGCGCTGCAGGGCCTGCCCGCCGCCGAACTTCCTCCGCCACCTGAATCCACCTGCGACCAGCCGGTGCTGATGGTCGTCACCGGGACCACGCATGATCGCGAGCGCATGCTCGCCTATGCGCAGGCGATCGCGGCGAGCAAGCTCTACGAGAAGCTCGGCGGATACTACGTCAACATCCCCGCGCCGCTGGCCAATTTCGAAGGCGAGGCCGAAGATGGCCACGTGACCCTGATCGTGCGCTTTCCCTGCCTCGAGAACGCGCGCGCCTTCTGGTGCAGCCGAACCTACCAGGAAGAGATCAGGCCGCTACGTCTCGACCCAAGCGCAGGCGACTACATCGTCAGGGTTTATCCCGAGGCGCCGCTGCGCGAAGATCTGGTCGGCAAGGTTGGTGACAACGGCTATCTTGCCGAATTCTACGGCGCGGCCATCGAACAGGTCGAGGACTAG
- a CDS encoding nitrilase-related carbon-nitrogen hydrolase — MTTLAPYAAVAMQLTARSLEQLADTAAARAAMLEHIAELELQIRTSAIFIEQYGGKPVKLAVLPEYLFTSYPGRISIADFAARVGWDADGPEYEALGGLAQRLGMFIAGNAYERDAAFPDFYFQTSFIVAPSGDTVLRYRRLLSMFAPSPHDVWNAYLDKYGLDGVFPVARTEIGNLAAIASEEILYPEIARVLAMRGAEVFCHSSSEIGSPLATNKDVAKQARAFENMAYVVSANTAGISGTAMPLASADGNSQIVDYKGKVVAQSMSGETFTAFATLDLEALRAARRTPAMTNYLARQRPGLFAEAYAASAEAFHRANGMMENGTAQVPDRDYFKRAQELVIARLDAAGLI; from the coding sequence ATGACCACACTTGCACCCTATGCCGCCGTCGCGATGCAACTGACCGCGCGTTCGCTCGAGCAATTGGCCGACACCGCTGCCGCGCGCGCCGCGATGCTTGAACACATTGCGGAGTTGGAACTGCAAATTCGCACCAGCGCGATCTTCATCGAGCAATATGGCGGCAAGCCGGTGAAACTCGCCGTGCTGCCCGAATACCTTTTCACCTCCTACCCGGGACGTATTTCGATCGCGGATTTCGCTGCGCGGGTTGGATGGGACGCTGACGGACCAGAATACGAAGCGCTGGGCGGGCTTGCACAGCGGCTTGGGATGTTCATTGCGGGCAATGCCTATGAGCGCGATGCGGCTTTCCCGGATTTCTATTTCCAGACCAGCTTCATCGTCGCGCCCTCTGGCGACACGGTGCTGCGCTATCGCCGACTGTTGTCGATGTTCGCGCCCAGCCCGCATGACGTGTGGAACGCCTATCTCGACAAATACGGGCTCGATGGTGTGTTTCCCGTCGCCAGGACCGAGATCGGCAATCTAGCGGCGATTGCTTCTGAGGAAATTCTCTATCCCGAGATTGCGCGCGTGCTCGCCATGCGCGGCGCTGAGGTCTTCTGCCATTCCTCGAGCGAGATTGGCTCCCCTCTGGCAACCAACAAGGATGTGGCCAAGCAGGCGCGTGCCTTCGAGAACATGGCCTATGTCGTCTCGGCCAATACTGCCGGGATTTCGGGCACGGCGATGCCGCTCGCCAGCGCGGACGGGAATAGCCAGATCGTCGATTACAAGGGCAAGGTCGTGGCCCAATCGATGAGTGGCGAGACCTTCACCGCATTCGCCACGCTCGACCTCGAAGCTTTGCGCGCGGCGCGAAGAACGCCGGCGATGACCAATTATCTCGCGCGACAGCGGCCGGGTCTGTTTGCCGAGGCATATGCAGCGAGCGCCGAGGCCTTCCACCGGGCGAATGGCATGATGGAGAATGGCACCGCGCAGGTGCCGGACCGCGACTACTTCAAGCGCGCGCAGGAACTGGTGATCGCGCGGCTCGACGCTGCCGGTCTGATCTAG
- a CDS encoding FAD-binding oxidoreductase: MAIVAEHGLVDALGASGAEVLTDAETLEFYAHDIFARGADLAAVVRPADKHQLAAAVRAATGAGHAVIPRGGGMSYTGGYTADSPGAVLFDLARMNRVVEINQADMYVTVEAGCTWAQLYEALAPLGLRTPMWGTLSGLKATVGGGMSQNGIFWGTGRHGTAAESCLGLEVALADGTLLTLGKRCARPYGPDLTGLFLADTGALGIKAEIALRLVQEAQAHGFASFAFDDQASWFAAASEIERSGIATECFGFDPYLNAIRMKRDSLASDAKQLVGMMKKQGGVLGALKEGARVVAAGRDFLKDANFSLHILAEGRNQASADADIASARKIVAKAGGREVANTIPKIIRANPFGPLNSMLGPDGERWAPIHGLLPHSRAAECFAAFGKLFDDNAAEMDRLGIHYGTLVAAVGGAGMVIEPCLYWPDTRNPLIEDTVEDAHLARLPAHAHSADAWDKARELKQAIVDIFFEHCAVHFQIGRTYRYRDSLDPAADALLQAIKRQVDPRGLMNPGSLGLN; encoded by the coding sequence ATGGCTATCGTCGCCGAGCATGGCCTGGTGGACGCGCTCGGGGCGAGCGGTGCAGAGGTGCTGACCGACGCCGAAACGCTCGAATTCTATGCTCACGACATTTTCGCCCGCGGCGCGGATCTGGCGGCCGTGGTACGCCCTGCCGACAAGCATCAACTCGCCGCTGCCGTCAGGGCCGCGACTGGTGCAGGACACGCGGTAATCCCGCGCGGCGGCGGCATGAGCTATACGGGCGGTTACACCGCCGATAGCCCGGGCGCGGTGCTGTTCGATCTCGCCAGGATGAACCGCGTGGTCGAGATCAACCAGGCCGACATGTATGTGACAGTCGAAGCGGGATGCACCTGGGCACAGCTATACGAAGCGCTCGCCCCGCTGGGATTGCGCACGCCGATGTGGGGCACGCTCTCGGGCCTCAAGGCGACCGTCGGCGGCGGGATGAGCCAGAACGGCATCTTCTGGGGCACCGGTCGTCACGGCACCGCCGCTGAAAGCTGCCTGGGGCTCGAGGTCGCACTGGCCGACGGCACGCTGCTCACGCTCGGCAAGCGCTGCGCCCGCCCCTATGGCCCCGACCTGACCGGGCTGTTCCTCGCCGATACCGGCGCGCTCGGGATCAAGGCGGAAATCGCGCTGCGGCTCGTGCAGGAGGCGCAGGCACATGGCTTTGCCAGTTTTGCGTTCGACGATCAGGCAAGTTGGTTTGCCGCGGCCAGCGAGATCGAGCGCAGCGGGATCGCCACCGAATGCTTCGGCTTCGATCCCTATCTCAATGCCATCCGGATGAAGCGCGACAGCCTGGCCAGCGACGCCAAGCAGCTCGTCGGCATGATGAAGAAGCAGGGCGGCGTGCTCGGCGCGCTCAAGGAAGGCGCACGGGTGGTGGCTGCTGGCCGCGACTTCCTCAAGGATGCGAATTTCTCGCTCCATATCCTCGCCGAGGGGCGCAACCAGGCGTCGGCCGATGCCGATATCGCATCGGCACGCAAGATCGTCGCCAAGGCTGGCGGCCGCGAGGTCGCCAACACCATCCCCAAGATCATCCGCGCCAATCCCTTCGGCCCGCTCAATTCGATGTTAGGTCCGGACGGCGAGCGATGGGCGCCAATCCATGGTCTACTGCCGCATAGCCGGGCGGCGGAATGCTTCGCCGCCTTCGGCAAGCTGTTCGATGATAACGCGGCCGAGATGGACCGTCTCGGCATCCACTACGGCACTCTGGTGGCGGCGGTCGGCGGGGCCGGCATGGTGATCGAGCCCTGCCTCTACTGGCCCGATACACGCAATCCGCTGATCGAAGACACGGTCGAGGATGCGCATCTCGCCCGACTCCCGGCCCATGCCCACAGCGCGGACGCGTGGGACAAGGCGCGCGAACTCAAGCAGGCGATCGTCGACATCTTCTTCGAGCACTGCGCGGTCCATTTCCAGATCGGGCGGACATATCGCTATCGCGACAGCCTCGATCCCGCAGCCGACGCCTTGTTGCAGGCAATCAAGCGGCAGGTCGATCCGCGCGGTTTGATGAATCCCGGCTCGCTGGGACTGAATTGA